The genomic interval GGCTTCCCAGGAGGTCGGATTTTTTTGTGAACGATTTCAAACGACAAACGCGATGAATCCGAAAAACTACCGATTCGAAACCTTGCAGGTCCATGCGGGCCTGCGACCCGACACCGAGACCGGAGCCCGGGGCGTGACGATCTGTCCCACGGCCGCCTACCGTTTCCGCAACTGCGACCACGCGGCCCGGCTGTTCGAACTGAGCGAGGCGGGCAACATCTACACCCGCCTGCAGAACCCCACGACGACGGCCTACGAAGAGCGTATCGCGGCACTCTACGGAGCCGTCGGCGCACTGGCCGTGTCGTCGGGCATGTCGGCGATTCTCCTCACGGTGCTGTCGCTGGCCCGCAGCGGCGACAATATCGTGGCCTCGCCGTACCTCTACGGCGGCACGTACAACCAGTTCCGCATCTCGCTGCGCAACCTGGGCATCGACTGCCGCATCGCGGCCAGCGAACGCGCGGAGGACTTCGAAGCGCTCGCGGACGAGCGGACCAAAGCCCTCTATGTCGAAAGCATGGGCAACCCGACCTGCGCCGTTCCCGATCTGGAGGCACTGGCCGCGCTGGCGCGGCGGATCGACGTCCCGTTCGTGGTGGACAACACGTTCGGCGCGGCGGGATACCTCTGCAACCCGTTCGAATGGGGCGCCGACATCGTCGTGGATTCGGCGACGAAGTGGATCAACGGCCACGGAACGTCCATGGGAGGCGTCATCGTGGACGGCGGAACGTACGATTGGGGCAACGGCAAGTTCCCGCAGATCGACGGCCCGTCGGAGGGCTACCACGGACTGAACCTCCGCGAAGCGTTCGGCGCGGCGGCCTTCATCGCCAAATGCCGCGTGGACGGTTTGCGCGACCTGGGATGCTGTCCCTCGCCGTTCGACTCCTACCTGATGATGATCGGGCTGGAAACCCTCTCGCTGCGCGTGCGTCACGAGGTGGAATCGACACGCAAGGTGGCCGAATACTGCCTCCACCACCCGAAGGTCAAAAGCGTCAGCTTCGTGGGATTCGAGTCGCACCCGAGTTACGGGAACGCCCGCAAATACTACCGGTTCGGTTCCTCGGCCGTCTTCACGATCGAGCTCCGGGGTACGCTCGAAAGCACCGTGCGGTTCGTCGAATCGCTGCAACTGGCGGCCAACATGACGATGATCGGAGACTCGATCACCGTCGTCACGCACCCCGCCTCGACGACCCACAAGCAGCTCGGTGCGGCCGACCTGGCGGCAGCCGGCGTGACGCCGACGCTGCTGCGCATTTCGCTCGGACTGGAGAACGCCGACGACATCATCGCCGACTTCGAGCAGGCCTTCGCTCACGTATCCGACAAATAGGGGATGGTACGCTATTTCGACTCCGGAGAACCTTTTCCGCTGGAGCGGGGCGGCGAACTGCCCGCATTGCGGATCGCTTACCACACCTACGGCGAGCCGAACGCCGCACGCGACAACGTCGTATGGGTCTGCCACGCGCTGACGGCCAATTCGGACGTGGCCGACTGGTGGCCCCACACGGTCGAGGAGGGGAGGTTTCTCGATCCTTCGCGGTGGTTCGTCGTCTGTGCCAACATCCTCGGCTCGCACTACGGCACGACAGGACCGCTGCACGAGAACCCCGCGACGGGGCGGCCGTGGTACGGGGATTTTCCCCGCCTGACCATCCGCGACATGGTCGCGGCGCACCGCCTGCTGGCCTCGGCGCTCGGCATCGGCCGCATCGCCGCCCTCGTGGGCAGTTCCGTGGGAGGCTTTCAGGCCGTGGAATGGGCCGTCGAGGAACCTGCGCGGTTCGACCGCCTCGTGCTGATCGCCACGGCGGCCAAAGCCTCGCCGTGGACGATCGCCGTGGACGAAACGCAGCGCATGGCCATCGAGGCCGACGCCACGTTCGGCCAGCTGCGCGACGACGCCGGAATGAAGGGACTGGCCGCGGCCCGCGCCATCGGATTGCTGACCTACCGCGGCAGCAGCGGCTACAACCTCACGCAACAGGACCGCGTGGAATGGCCCGCCGAACACCGCGCCTCGACCTACCAGCAGTATCAGGGCGAGAAACTCTGCCGCCGCTACAACGCCTACTCCTACTATACGATCCTCGATGCGTTCGATACCCACGACGTCGGCCGCGGCCGGGGCGGGGTGGCCGCGGCGCTCGCGCGGATCGAAGCCCGCACGCTCGTCGTGGGCATTACGACCGACATCATCTTCACCCCCGGCGAAATGCGCGAGCTGCACGGCATGATCCCCGGCAGCCGCTACCGCGAGATCGACTCTCCGTTCGGCCACGACGGCTTTCTGGTGGAGCACGAACAGCTCGACGGACTGCTCTCGCCCTTCATGGAGAACTGACGGCGGCCGGAAAGCGCATCCCGAAACACATCGGACAAAAGAGAGAGACAACAACAGAAAAAATCACAGTATATGAGCAAAATCAAAATCGGACTGTTCGGATTCGGCGTCGTCGGACAGGGCATCTACGAAGTGGTGCGCAAAGCGAAGAACGCCAACGCCGAGATCGTGAAGATCTGTGTCCGCGATCCGGAGAAACCCCGCAAGATACAGGCGGACAAGCGGCTCTTCACCACCTCGGTCGAGGAGATTCTCGACAGCCCGAACATCAACCTCGTCGTCGAAGTCATCAACGATCCCGACGCCGCCTACGACATCGTAAAACGTTCCATGCTCCGCGGCATTCCCGTCGTTTCGGGCAGCAAGACGATGCTGGCCCGCCACCTGCCCGAACTGATCGAACTGCAGAAGACGCGCCACGTCGCGCTGCTGTACGACGCCTCGTCGTGCGGCTCGATCCCCGTGATCCGCAACCTCGAGGAGTACTACGACAACGACCTGCTGCTCGAGGTCAAGGGCATTCTGAACGGTTCGTCGAACTACATCCTCTCGCGCGTGTTCGACCACGCCGAACCGTATGCCGACGCGCTGGCGCAGGCTCAGGCTCTGGGATTCGCCGAGAGCGACCCCTCGTTCGACATCGAAGGATACGACTCGCTCTTCAAGCTGGTCATCATCACGGTCCACGCCCTCGGAACCTACGTGGCTCCGGAACGAATCTTCACCTACGGCATCTCCACGATCCACGACTCGGACATCCGCTACGCCCGCGAGAAGGGGGTGAAGATCAAACTCGTGGCGCAGGTCGTCAAGGTCAGCGACGAGCACTTCACGATGTTCGTCATGCCCGAGTTCGTGACGCCCGACAAGTACATCTACAGCGTTGACGACGAATACAACGGCGTGGTGATCCGCGGCGAATGCTACGACCGGCAGTTCATGTTCGGCAAAGGTGCGGGCAGCCTCCCCACGGCCTCCTCGATCCTGAGCGACATCATGGCCCGCCTGCACGACTACCGTTACGAGTACAAGAAGATGAACTACGTGCAGAAACCCGGGTACACGACCGACATCACGCTGAAGGTTTACGTCCGCTACAAGGAGACCGACATACACAACATACTGCATTTCGACAAAATACGCGAACAGTACATCGGCGAGGAGAGCAACTACGTGATCGGCGACATCCTGCTGAGCGAACTGATGGACAAGCGCTCGCAGCTCTCGGGCAGGGACGTCTTCCTGGCGAATATCCCGATCTTCTTCCTGAACCGCGACCGCTGATTCCACGACGGGCGGGGCGGGAATCCACCGGCACACCTCCGCTGCCGGACGGCTCGTTGCAAGGGCCCGGACCGACACAAAGAAACCGGGACGCTGCCCGAAAAGCGGCGTCCCGGTTTTTCCGTAACCGAGGCACTCAGTCCTTCACGCAACGGAGCGAAAGGCCGAATTTCCGGGAAATCGTCGCCGGCAACGGTTCGGTGGTTTCCGAATAATCCAGACTATTGCACTTTTCGCTGTCGTCCGCCAGACCGACGCCCATCAGTTTTCCCATAGTCTTCGCACCGGGTCTATTGCTCTTATCATTTACAATCTGATATCCCGCACAACAGAAGAAATCCTCGGGACGGTTCTGGCTTTCGGCCAGCGCCCGCAGCTCGTCGGCATCGGGGATATGCCAACCTTCGGGACAGATTCCCCGAATACGCCCCGCACCGTCCGATGCGCCTGCGGTGGCCGTGGCATAATCGTACAGCATGCCCTGCGTGGAGATCATCGAAGCACCGCCCGCAGGTTCCCAAATTCCTGTTCCGAGCTGTGCCCCCGCCGGCTTGTGCCGCATGTTCTCCGCCATCCAGACCTTTCCGTCGATCGCCACCGTCCGGTAGTGTTCCCCCTCGTGATCCACTCCGTCCGTACCGTCGTTTCCGCCATCGGACCCGACGAGCTCTCCGCCGTCCACCCAATCGACCACATCGCCGCTGATACTCACCTCGATCTGCGGAGTGCCGCCCCCGGAGATGACGACCGACAGGTCGTAACACCTGCCTCCTTCGAGCAGGGCGTCGGAAACGGATTTGCGGCACACCGAACCGTCCTGCAACTCCACCTCGACATCCAGCGTCGTCTGCTGCGGCACGAGCACGGCCCGGTAACGGGAATCGGGCTCCGCCTCGAAAGCCTCGATCTGCACCGCCGCCGCACCCGCTTTCGCCTTCGCCGAAGGCACGGCGAGGTCCACGACGGCCTCGACGACCGAACCGCCGATCTTCACTGCGGCGACCGGCGAGGAACCGTTGTTCTCCACGACCACGGAGAGCTGCGACATGAGGTGATAGAAAACCATCGCGACGGGTGCGCTGCCCGGCCTGACCTCCCGTGCGACAGCTCCCAGCAGATCCGACGGCGTGCAGCCCTGCCGCTGGTCGGCCTCCACACTGAATGCGGAGGGAACCCCCGCCTCGGAATAGGGATAGTAGGCCGTCAGCGTCGAGGTCTCCTGCGTGCTTTCGTACCATTTCAGCCCGGAGGCCGTGAACACGCTCCCGTCGTAGGTCATCAGACGGTTCGTGACATAATCGCCCGAAGTACGCGAGATGGTCAGCCCGATCCGGTCGTCCTTGTCGAAATACAGTCCCGTCACGCGGGAAACCGTCGGCGAAATCCGGACGGAGGACGGTGCCTCCCGGTCGTCGGAGCAGCCTGCTCCCAACGCCATTCCGGCCAGCAGCACGAGTAAAGAGGTTCTCATCATAGGGTAGTTTTAAGTTATCGTACAAACAAATATAAAACTTTTTACACTATTTTACAACCTTTTTATCGTATTGCGTCGCCGTGCCCCAATGAAAAGCGGGGCGGCTCACGCCGTCCCGCTTTTCATTGCCATTGTCCGGAGCGAACCTCCGCTTATTTCTCCCTCACGCAGCGCACCTGCATTCCGTTGGCACGGGCATAGGGTACTTCGTACTCGACACTGCCGCCGGAGGTCTTCTTCTCGAACCAGAAATAGAAAGCGGGCGACTGCGCTCCCGAACCGGCGTCGGAAGTCCAATAGAGGCCCTCCCACGGCTGGGCCTCGGTCGCCGTGTTCCGCGACTGTGCCTCCGCGGGCACGGGATTGTAGATATTCAGGATCGTACCGTTGTCGTAACGGCGGCGTCCAGCGCCGACGAAGAACGAGTGCGACACGTCGTCGGTCAGCGTCCAGCCGAACTTGTCGTAATCGGCCGCCGCAGGCGTGCCCGAGATCGTCAGTCCCTCAAAGGCCTTCGACGGAGCGACCCGCCAGCCGTAGGGGCAGGGATCGTTCACCGTTTTGCTTTCGCCCCACAAGGCGCCGTCATGGCTCCAGGCCCAATCGTAATCCGAATCCGCCGTTCCCGTAATGTACTCCAGCGGATGCTGCACGGCGTAATCCGCCGTTCCGGTTTCGGCGTCCGACTCCACGGACTCCAGTTTGACCGTACCGCTCTTGGCATTGTACATCGAAGCGGACGATCCGTTGTCGGCCCGGTAGGTACTCGGTCCGATGAAGGGATCCTTACGCCCCCACTGATAGTAAAGCCCGTAAGAGGCGAGTATCTCATCGGTCGTCTCATTGCCGTTGGCCAGCGCGCCGAGGTTGCGGTTCATCATCGTATAGCCGTTGAAAACGACCGATCCGCCCTCGGCATCGGGGTCGTAGTCCGCAGCCCACACATGCCAGCTCCAGATCAGCGTCCCGTCCGCATCGTATGCGCCGATGAGTGCATTGCCCTCGTCGATCCTGTCGTCCTCGTCCTCGTCGGCCCCCACGTAGAAGGAGACCTTTCCGTCGTCCAGCGACAGGTACTGGATCAGATTCGTCTTCGACTGCCAGACGATATCGACCGAAGCCGTAGCGAGCGCGCTCTGTCCGTCACCCTTGTGCATGGCGTCGAACGTGTAGTTGCACTCCCTGCCATTGACCAGATAGCTGTTCGCCGGACGGTCGCTCATGTCCACCGTCTTCGAAACGCTGACGAAGAGCGTCGCCGTGACGCGCTTCCCCCCGAAAGAGATTCCCGCGAGGGTCAGCGTTCCCGACCGTTCCGCCTTCTCCTCTTCCTCGGTTCCTTCGTCCGCCCTGGCATCGTCTTCGAAGACGGTGGGAGCGGTGATCCGGACGCTCATCGCGCCCTCGTCCAACACGATGGCATCGTCCCAGCCCACGGGTTTGGACGAGATGGAGTAGCTCTTGATATCGGTCGAGGAGAATCCGACCGTCGCCGTCCCGCCCGGCTGCAGGAACACCGCGGGGCGGTCGAACGCCAGTTTGCCCGCATCCTTGTCCTTGCTGCACGACACCGCGGTTGCCGCCGCCAGCAGCACGAGCGCGACAAAGGCTGTAAATCTTTTCATACCGTTCAGTTTCAAAAATCTTTGCAAAGATACCAAAAAGCGCAACAATTCCTACTCCGGGTTCCAAATATTTCCGGCTTGGGA from Alistipes dispar carries:
- a CDS encoding O-acetylhomoserine aminocarboxypropyltransferase/cysteine synthase family protein: MNPKNYRFETLQVHAGLRPDTETGARGVTICPTAAYRFRNCDHAARLFELSEAGNIYTRLQNPTTTAYEERIAALYGAVGALAVSSGMSAILLTVLSLARSGDNIVASPYLYGGTYNQFRISLRNLGIDCRIAASERAEDFEALADERTKALYVESMGNPTCAVPDLEALAALARRIDVPFVVDNTFGAAGYLCNPFEWGADIVVDSATKWINGHGTSMGGVIVDGGTYDWGNGKFPQIDGPSEGYHGLNLREAFGAAAFIAKCRVDGLRDLGCCPSPFDSYLMMIGLETLSLRVRHEVESTRKVAEYCLHHPKVKSVSFVGFESHPSYGNARKYYRFGSSAVFTIELRGTLESTVRFVESLQLAANMTMIGDSITVVTHPASTTHKQLGAADLAAAGVTPTLLRISLGLENADDIIADFEQAFAHVSDK
- a CDS encoding homoserine O-acetyltransferase family protein, with amino-acid sequence MVRYFDSGEPFPLERGGELPALRIAYHTYGEPNAARDNVVWVCHALTANSDVADWWPHTVEEGRFLDPSRWFVVCANILGSHYGTTGPLHENPATGRPWYGDFPRLTIRDMVAAHRLLASALGIGRIAALVGSSVGGFQAVEWAVEEPARFDRLVLIATAAKASPWTIAVDETQRMAIEADATFGQLRDDAGMKGLAAARAIGLLTYRGSSGYNLTQQDRVEWPAEHRASTYQQYQGEKLCRRYNAYSYYTILDAFDTHDVGRGRGGVAAALARIEARTLVVGITTDIIFTPGEMRELHGMIPGSRYREIDSPFGHDGFLVEHEQLDGLLSPFMEN
- a CDS encoding homoserine dehydrogenase, with product MSKIKIGLFGFGVVGQGIYEVVRKAKNANAEIVKICVRDPEKPRKIQADKRLFTTSVEEILDSPNINLVVEVINDPDAAYDIVKRSMLRGIPVVSGSKTMLARHLPELIELQKTRHVALLYDASSCGSIPVIRNLEEYYDNDLLLEVKGILNGSSNYILSRVFDHAEPYADALAQAQALGFAESDPSFDIEGYDSLFKLVIITVHALGTYVAPERIFTYGISTIHDSDIRYAREKGVKIKLVAQVVKVSDEHFTMFVMPEFVTPDKYIYSVDDEYNGVVIRGECYDRQFMFGKGAGSLPTASSILSDIMARLHDYRYEYKKMNYVQKPGYTTDITLKVYVRYKETDIHNILHFDKIREQYIGEESNYVIGDILLSELMDKRSQLSGRDVFLANIPIFFLNRDR
- a CDS encoding fimbrillin family protein, whose product is MRTSLLVLLAGMALGAGCSDDREAPSSVRISPTVSRVTGLYFDKDDRIGLTISRTSGDYVTNRLMTYDGSVFTASGLKWYESTQETSTLTAYYPYSEAGVPSAFSVEADQRQGCTPSDLLGAVAREVRPGSAPVAMVFYHLMSQLSVVVENNGSSPVAAVKIGGSVVEAVVDLAVPSAKAKAGAAAVQIEAFEAEPDSRYRAVLVPQQTTLDVEVELQDGSVCRKSVSDALLEGGRCYDLSVVISGGGTPQIEVSISGDVVDWVDGGELVGSDGGNDGTDGVDHEGEHYRTVAIDGKVWMAENMRHKPAGAQLGTGIWEPAGGASMISTQGMLYDYATATAGASDGAGRIRGICPEGWHIPDADELRALAESQNRPEDFFCCAGYQIVNDKSNRPGAKTMGKLMGVGLADDSEKCNSLDYSETTEPLPATISRKFGLSLRCVKD